In Anopheles gambiae chromosome 2, idAnoGambNW_F1_1, whole genome shotgun sequence, a single window of DNA contains:
- the LOC133391969 gene encoding uncharacterized protein LOC133391969 gives MWSVRVLLVTFLAVLCVQRCAAHVRLRDEFVWGNRDDRTDRVCFSQSVVIDPTWEAFFAFFRPVTRLVTFIPPRPDQVVRYIRVWTDAPWYRFRAELLHGGVGTKAPIITIIQLSRHWLLFANVVIYCSTVPPTKHN, from the exons ATGTGGTCGGTACGGGTGCTTCTCGTGACGTTCTTAGCCGTGCTGTGTGTGCAGCGGTGTGCCGCCCATGTGCGCCTGCGAGATGAATTCGTCTGGGGAAACCGTGACGACCGAACGGATCGTGTGTGTTTCTCACAGTCGGTCGTTATCGACCCCACTTGGGAAGCGttctttgccttttttcgtCCCGTCACGCGGCTTGTGACGTTCATTCCGCCCCGG CCGGATCAGGTGGTGCGCTACATACGAGTTTGGACCGATGCTCCTTGGTATCGGTTTCGGGCCGAGCTGCTACACGGTGGCGTGGGGACAAAGGCTCCAATCATAACCATCATTCAACTAAGCCGCCACTGGCTGCTGTTTGCAAATGTAGTAATTTATTGTTCGACCGTACCGCCTACTAAACACAACTAA